The nucleotide window ttcaGGAATTCACTAATATTATGATTacataaattattaataaaaaatcttaaatatGTTCATGAAGGGGGGATATATTGATTTTTGATAAATACAATATATACCCCCCTTCATGAATATTTTTGAGgtttttttatagataatttatGTAATCATAATATTTAATGGGCCGTTATTACGTGGTGTATGGTTTCACTAACATCATCTATTTcattagaaaatattcatattttatatatttcttaaaatttacTCATCTTTTGTTTTTCTTAAATAATACCTTAATTTTAAAATACCCAAAATACTCCTAaaattttttttgtcaaattATTCTCGCTCATGAACTATTACAGTACTATAATTTTAAGTTTATAGTTAATTTAGTTAAAATTAGAAGTTCATTTAAAAATTTACCATGTTTTCGAAttagtttatagtatttttattatgttgatgaaaatattataacaagTCAAAACACCATATAAGtgggaaaaaaattataagataattttttaaaaaaataaaaaaaaaatttaaggaagaataaaaagaaaaatactgataaaaatatttaaaatataaatatgttctAGAAAAATCACCTTAGCAAAATTGCACAAACTCATTTCAAcagttgaatttttattttttatttttaggggGTTTCTATAGGGGTTTTTTCTTAGAGTTACTGTTAAAaaagattatttataaaaaaaaatatatgattatttatagagcttctaaaccctaattgaTGATAGGACGGGGTGTTGGGATCGGAACTAATTGGCACATCATCACGAGCACACATCAGTTGACTTAGAATTGGGATCCACACCGGACGCTGCTCGGCCTGTGGGTTGACAGCGGCGTCTGCCGCTGCACGCTTATTCCGCGGATCCTTCCAAATCACGGCAGCATACAAGGCGCCGGGAAACCTGCGCGAGATGTTAGCGACGTGGGGGCTGCTCGCGAGGACAAGGCCAAATCAAGATTCCGAGATCAGTCGATTTGGACGGCTGCGATCTCTAGATCAATGGTTACGGGTTCGGTCACGTGTCGTTGGATCTATCCAACTCGGCTTTCATCAGATTCGAATAGGATTTACGGATAGATTGGGATCATTCAATCAGTTCTCTGTTCACAGGTAAATTACGGTGGCATGAAAACAATGATTCACACTCGTCTGCAAAGATTTCAAACATAAGAACACGAGACAAACATTGTGATAGAGAACACCTCAGGCACAACAAAGTTTCCCTTGCATTGTGATAAGAGAACACCTCAGTTTAATATATTGTCTAAAGCCAAGCAGAACCAATTAATGACAACAAGAGAACACCTCAGTTTAATAGTCTGTCTAAAGCCAAGCAGAACCAATTAATGACAACAAGAACAAGATTCTCTCTAAAACTAAGCTAATGGGTTTAAGATGctggtaaaaataaaaatgaagagaTCCCCAACCATGGTTTCAAACATCGAATCGATCCAAGATAAACTGGTGTCAGATGGTATGGATCAGTATTGTTGAGTACACTGATACCATACCGGTCCGCTAAATGTCTAAAACCGATATCAGGTCAAGATTTTAAAACCTTTATCTCGAGAAtctaaggggaaaaaaaaaaagttttccaTGGTGAGAAAACACAACTAATTTCGAGCCAAAAACAAGTCCAGAAAACAACAAGTTTATGTTCTTATCACAACGTTTGCTAAATATCTTGAATGGTTCCAGCAAGATAGTTGGATATGCCAACCATTTACAGACTGGTAGTATGTACAGTGATACATAGATGATATATGGATTAATTGGTAGAGGAAGTGCAGAAACTCAATTGCCATTAAATAAATGCAATTGGCAGACCTCTCAAATAAGCAAGTCAAGATAAGCTTCTAAACCTTGGCTTTGGAGGCACTTCCTCAGCTTGCCTAGCGCCTGGCTCTCTAGCTGCCGAACCCTCTCTTTCGAAAGGCCATACATGGCACCAATCTCCGAGAGAGACTTCTGTTCGCTGCAACGGATCCCAAACCGGTACTGAATTATAACCCTCTCCCTCGGTTTCAATATATTTAGAAGATTGCGTACGTGCTGCCTCATCATCTGCTTGGCTATGACAAGATCAGGAATCTCAATCTTGGGGTCTGCTACTGTTTCCTGGTGGCATCAGAACCATTAGAAATTAAGTAAACATTaaataagaacaagaaaagaaacaaaatttcTCCTGATATGATGTACAAAATCAAGCTTAGAGATCCATTCATCAAGAAAATCATATTGAAACTCGAAGTAGTGGCCAAAATCCTAAAAATTTAATCAGACCTTACCTCAGAATCAGATTGTGAATCTTCCATTCTATTAACGTCGATCCCTTAAAATTGAAAGATTGTTTTTGTTGTATTCCAGGAGTTATGGAGAATTCTTTTTGATAAGTTTTGAAGAGAGTATACATATAGGGAAGCATGCCAATatctaaatcaaaattatttacaCAAGACATGAACTAGAATTTGATAAAGTTGTCAGAAAGTAGCCAAAATAATGCATATCCTATCAGACATTGTTGCCCCAGAACCTGTTTATACCTTCTCCATTCCAATGGATATGTCCCAAGGAAAGAGTTCATTATTCTCAAAAGACATGGAGGAATAACTGCATTTTTTGTGGACGGGGTTGAGGAACACTTGTTTGGATAAGGTTTAAAAGGAGAGCATGTTTACATGGAACAAGTCTGAACATGGTGTCAACAGCATGTGCAATAAGATATAAACTAGCAATGAACGAAATTacgagaagcattggagaagctgAGCTAGAAAATGCAACCTTCAATTAGAATGCTTAGTGAGCGTGGATTTCCAAACTAAGAAGACAAACCAAATACATGGAACAAGGCTTACCGGTGACACAATGAGCAAGAACGAAGACCTACATATTTACAGATGCATAATACATACATGTAAATCGTGGAGACATtgtaaacttctaatatttacataTACATCTAAACATGCACacataaatatcaaattacactCAGATGATTCCGTTTGTGAGATGTATGATACTGTGTTTATTAACCTACCTGAAAAGTGACATCCTGATCTAACCAAGGACGCCTTTGAATTGAAATTGGATATCTAGAGTTCAATAACAAAATTTCCAACTTCTGAACAGTGATGCCAACACGTTTTGCTATCTCTTCATTTGTTGGGAGAAGGCCTTCTTGAATGCACAATCTCCTTGCTTCTCTTATGCTTTTCAATCGTGCAAAAGCATTTTCCTGCAACAACCAAACATGATAAGAGAACGGCACAGCATTGATGAGATACCATTTTTCAGATGACACTATGCAAAATTGCAAATAATGCAATGGTTTAGCTTCAGCTATAACATCTCCACGCTTCAACATGAAAAGAATAGAGATAAGAATACTTTAGATCTAGTTATGTCAGCTGACAGCAATGTGCTTTATTGCATACGAGAGATTCATTTAGCATGGCAATTGGAAATAACAGTGTTAGAAGCAAGATAAAGCATCATAGTGGGAAGCAAAGATAAATGATTTAGATCATTGAACTTTCAGCTTGAACTAATGTCAAGGTTCCAAGTAAACTAAAAAATATGACGAGGAAGCCAAAACTCAACTGGTAACCGAATGGTTCGAGAGTTTTTAAATATGGCCTTCTTGATCGATTGCCTTATCCACCAATATGCATAAGTTGGAAATCTGCATCCAGCTCTTGGCTTGAACTTCTCTAAGCTCTTCATAAGGCCCCTGCTTCCCTCCTATAATAATACAAACTTTTTGACACAATGAAGAGTAGTAGGAATGTTCCGTGAAACAAAATGGAATGCACTTTAGATATACAACTGGGATATAGAATTATGTGATGGTAGAATGAAGCAGAAACCAGAATTAAGGTAGATTTTATAGAATTGTCTTTTAAATGAACTTCAGCAGGTGTAAAAATACAACATTGATCAAATACTATTCCCCTGGTGCCAGGTACCTATTTGTATCACATGAATTACATATGGAAGTTTTCAGTTAGTTATAGAATATTTTACCCAAAAAATTTGCAATATGAAACAACTTTCAAAGAAGGAACAAAGCAGTTATATAACATGCTACAGCCTACAAGCAACTCTCGGATGGGAGAAAGGACATCAATTTTAACAAATCATGAGAAAAACATGTATCAACCGTTAAATTGTGTTAAGCATGAACATGTAAACAATCCAAGTCAACCTGCAGCAAATCCTGAATATTAAGGCCCTTCCCTTCATATTGTCTCGCAACATGTACCACAAGACGAAAATTAGCATAAATCATCTTTTCTCGGTTGCGTCTCCCAGAAGAAAGGCAGGACTGTAAATCTTGGCAGCTCATTCCAACTGCTTGAGCCCACTCCGCCAATGTTGGTTCACGGTCAAATTGTGACTGAAGTCTTTCTTTAACTTTTTCCAATCTCATAAGATCCTGTTCatagtaaaaaatcaaaaaacATATGGATATGATCAGTGACCCCCTTATGCCAACTAAGTATAAAggaagcttgcaaacaaagatagACATAACACATGCCTCTATCTTAACAAATAAATCCTTTTCTTCTTTAACTGTCAACAGTTGTTTTGTCTCAGGACCCCACAAGAATAACCTGAGGGGGTCATTGGAGTCAAGCCTTTTATCTATCTTCTTGCTTTGATTGATGGTCATTGAACTGGCACCATGGTGTACAAAATTGTTTGGATTCTTGGAGACCTTACGTTTCTTGGATCGCCTCTCCAATAGCTTTCTTGAT belongs to Musa acuminata AAA Group cultivar baxijiao chromosome BXJ1-11, Cavendish_Baxijiao_AAA, whole genome shotgun sequence and includes:
- the LOC103971682 gene encoding RNA polymerase sigma factor sigF, chloroplastic, producing the protein MKACRSLLSPVPIPMVPKNYLRTPYSNSVPMLLDQASQPMIHVPATQVVHHITASVLSKEQCDDLKTNHLNKVEKSVQATPDKWLTEAGRSCSEEREKHEFNQYLRYLECQLSYQPSLWYPFPPLDEEKQSLPVSVGPEETSTCVSGDSSAMQVENTKDCITPADVLALAKKAMIASKIAASLVEQSNILGIEVDKSNFLGFDEGSNDDTFFKEETTVRSRKLLERRSKKRKVSKNPNNFVHHGASSMTINQSKKIDKRLDSNDPLRLFLWGPETKQLLTVKEEKDLFVKIEDLMRLEKVKERLQSQFDREPTLAEWAQAVGMSCQDLQSCLSSGRRNREKMIYANFRLVVHVARQYEGKGLNIQDLLQEGSRGLMKSLEKFKPRAGCRFPTYAYWWIRQSIKKAIFKNSRTIRLPENAFARLKSIREARRLCIQEGLLPTNEEIAKRVGITVQKLEILLLNSRYPISIQRRPWLDQDVTFQETVADPKIEIPDLVIAKQMMRQHVRNLLNILKPRERVIIQYRFGIRCSEQKSLSEIGAMYGLSKERVRQLESQALGKLRKCLQSQGLEAYLDLLI